From the Cryptomeria japonica chromosome 2, Sugi_1.0, whole genome shotgun sequence genome, one window contains:
- the LOC131051350 gene encoding (R,S)-reticuline 7-O-methyltransferase codes for MLVNEEFEGQNRGEATMDSGKSDTICVDHRKDEELEGFIDLWKLMFGFMYSLGLRWAVELGIPDIIAKGGPESMLSAEEIAGFLPSPSPNIDFLSRTLSFLATRGIFSQTLQPNSPIKYGLTPISKWLINDTDNGGAKAGTFAPFLLLHTHEAVISPWYRLGESILSGSGFPFELVHGKLLFSLAESNPELGRLFNEAMGTYSKILVKDILAAYGDEFRKLEFRSLVDVGGGNGSIISVISRSFPNIKCCNFDLPEVISEAPSCAGVQHIAGDMFVSVPNADAIFMKGILHDWGDEECKKILKNCHQALSKQGKLIMVEMVLAEAGQSKSSWSEEIGGIRDMIMLSHQRGKERREEEWRKLLQSSGFNHYNIISLPSEPLQMSIIEAFPAHVED; via the exons ATGCTTGTAAACGAGGAATTTGAAGGGCAGAATCGTGGAGAGGCAACAATGGATTCCGGGAAATCAGATACCATCTGTGTCGATCACAGGAAGGACGAGGAATTGGAAGGTTTTATCGATTTGTGGAAGCTCATGTTCGGTTTTATGTACTCCCTGGGCCTGCGATGGGCTGTGGAATTGGGAATTCCAGACATAATTGCCAAGGGTGGGCCTGAATCGATGCTTTCCGCGGAGGAAATTGCTGGATTTCTGCCTTCCCCTTCTCCCAACATAGATTTTCTCTCTCGCACACTCTCATTTCTGGCAACCAGAGGTATTTTCTCCCAAACCCTGCAACCCAATTCCCCCATTAAATACGGTCTTACTCCCATTTCAAAGTGGCTTATCAACGACACAGACAATGGAGGAGCAAAGGCAGGCACTTTTGCTCCATTTTTGTTACTGCACACTCACGAAGCGGTAATTTCACCGTGGTATCGTTTGGGCGAGAGTATTTTGTCCGGAAGCGGTTTTCCGTTCGAGCTGGTTCACGGAAAACTGCTTTTCTCTCTCGCTGAGAGTAATCCTGAGCTTGGCAGGCTGTTTAACGAGGCAATGGGTACATATTCGAAGATCCTGGTGAAAGACATTTTAGCGGCTTATGGCGATGAATTCAGAAAGCTTGAGTTCAGGTCCCTGGTAGATGTTGGCGGCGGAAATGGTTCCATCATTTCTGTCATTTCCCGCTCTTTCCCCAATATCAAATGCTGTAACTTTGATCTCCCTGAAGTAATCTCAGAGGCCCCCAGTTGTGCTG GTGTGCAACACATTGCAGGCGACATGTTTGTCAGCGTTCCAAATGCAGACGCTATATTTATGAAG GGAATTTTGCATGACTGGGGAGACGAGGAATGCAAGAAAATTCTGAAAAATTGTCATCAAGCTCTTTCAAAGCAAGGGAAATTGATAATGGTAGAAATGGTGTTGGCAGAGGCAGGGCAGAGCAAGTCCAGCTGGTCTGAAGAAATAGGAGGAATAAGAGATATGATAATGCTGTCACACCAAAGAGGTAAAGAGAGAAGGGAAGAAGAGTGGAGAAAATTACTGCAGTCATCTGGGTTTAACCATTACAATATCATCTCTTTGCCTTCTGAGCCTTTGCAAATGTCAATAATCGAAGCTTTCCCTGCTCATGTTGAGGACTGA